One stretch of Arachis hypogaea cultivar Tifrunner chromosome 20, arahy.Tifrunner.gnm2.J5K5, whole genome shotgun sequence DNA includes these proteins:
- the LOC112786787 gene encoding probable receptor-like protein kinase At1g11050 has translation MKKVMVTMMMVMMMVSITMAAPSPSPSPSSPSTCPIDFSYVKRVPWNPSACENFHSLSSNLSNCCTSLLSLIGIGFAQYLKATTNFNLPNLETSTSCVHDFQSQLNSLSLQNNLVDLCFDPHQFVMSRNVCAGIETLKDWDKKLGQITPLDTSCKQDLTDLSLCDVCLTAGFQVQHKLVSIDGNASHSENCFKFTILYAAAFVNQYGPESNGAMSCIFGMSLYTQGGGSGGKSHQGLVFGLTGAGVALLVMSCLLGVYVWYDRKVRRKKLNDDEFDFDPEEQGSRRRLRPNTGSIWFKIDELEKATDNFSTKNFIGRGGFGLVFKGVLSDGSVVAVKRILESDFQGDVEFCNEVEIISNLKHRNLVPLRGCCVVDDDDEKFNDRGSQRFLVYDYMPNGNLEDHLFLVSEQQKLKKSLTWPQRKSIILDVAKGLAYLHYGVKPAIFHRDIKATNILLDEDMRARVADFGLAKQSREGQSHLTTRVAGTHGYLAPEYALYGQLTEKSDVYSFGVVVLEIMCGRRALDLSSAGSLKAFLITDWAWSLVKSGNIEEALDASLLKDDSFGSSNPKSIMERFLLVGILCSHVMVALRPTISDALKMLEGDIEVPQIPDRPMPLGHPATFYGDGGSTFSISPALSGPKLQTGDMLRSIGKS, from the exons ATGAAGAAGGTTATGGTAactatgatgatggtgatgatgatggtgTCTATAACCATGGCAGCACCTTCACCTtcaccttctccttcttctccttcaacATGCCCCATCGACTTTAGCTATGTAAAGAGAGTTCCATGGAACCCTTCAGCATGTGAGAATTTCCACTCTTTATCATCAAACTTGAGCAACTGTTGCACCTCGCTCTTATCTCTAATCGGAATAGGGTTCGCGCAGTACCTTAAAGCAACTACAAATTTCAACCTCCCAAACCTTGAAACCTCAACCTCATGCGTCCATGATTTCCAGTCTCAGCTCAATTCCTTATCTCTCCAAAACAACCTCGTTGACTTGTGCTTTGACCCTCACCAGTTCGTCATGTCCCGAAACGTCTGCGCAGGAATTGAAACCCTAAAAGATTGGGACAAGAAGCTTGGTCAAATCACGCCTCTTGATACTAGTTGCAAACAAGACCTCACTGATCTTTCGCTATGTGATGTGTGTCTTACTGCGGGGTTTCAGGTGCAGCATAAACTTGTCTCCATTGATGGTAATGCTTCTCACTCTGAAAATTGTTTCAAATTTACTATTCTATATGCTGCTGCGTTTGTGAATCAGTATGGACCTGAAAGCAATGGTGCCATGAGTTGCATCTTTGGTATGTCACTTTACACACAGGGTGGTGGTTCTGGTGGGAAAAGTCACCAGGGTTTGGTTTTTGGGTTAACTGGTGCTGGTGTTGCTTTGTTAGTTATGTCTTGTTTGTTAGGGGTTTATGTTTGGTATGATAGGAAGGTTAGGAGGAAGAAGCTTAATGATGATGAATTTGACTTTGATCCTGAGGAACAAGGGTCTAGGCGTAGGTTGAGGCCGAATACAGGGTCTATTTGGTTCAAGATTGATGAGCTTGAGAAGGCTACCgataatttctcaaccaagaattTCATTGGCAGGGGTGGATTTGGGCTTGTTTTCAAGGGGGTTTTGTCCGATGGTTCCGTCGTGGCAGTTAAGAGGATCTTGGAATCTGATTTTCAAGGGGATGTGGAGTTTTGTAATGAGGTGGAGATTATTAGCAACCTGAAGCACCGGAATCTGGTGCCTCTTCGAGGCTGTTGTGtagtggatgatgatgatgaaaaatttAATGACAGGGGAAGCCAGAGGTTTTTGGTTTATGATTACATGCCGAATGGAAACCTTGAAGACCATCTGTTTCTGGTGAGTGAGCAGCAAAAGTTGAAGAAATCGCTGACTTGGCCTCAAAGGAAGAGCATAATCTTGGATGTGGCAAAGGGGCTGGCTTATCTTCACTATGGAGTCAAGCCTGCAATTTTTCATAGGGATATAAAAGCAACCAACATATTACTTGATGAAGACATGAGAGCCAGAGTTGCGGATTTCGGGCTTGCTAAACAAAGCAGGGAAGGCCAATCTCATCTCACTACAAGAGTAGCTGGAACTCATGGATATCTAGCTCCGGAATATGCTCTTTACGGTCAGCTTACAGAGAAAAGTGATGTGTATAGTTTTGGGGTTGTTGTTTTGGAGATAATGTGTGGGAGGAGAGCCCTTGACTTGTCTTCAGCAGGATCGCTAAAGGCATTCTTGATCACGGATTGGGCTTGGTCGTTGGTGAAATCAGGGAACATAGAAGAGGCATTGGATGCTTCTTTGTTGAAGGATGACAGCTTTGGAAGTTCAAATCCAAAGAGCATAATGGAAAGGTTTTTACTTGTGGGAATTCTATGCTCACATGTGATGGTTGCTCTGAGGCCAACAATTTCTGATGCATTGAAGATGCTGGAAGGTGATATTGAGGTTCCTCAAATCCCGGATCGGCCAATGCCGCTCGGACACCCTGCTACGTTTTACGGCGATGGCGGCAGTACTTTCAGCATATCTCCGGCCTTAAGCGGCCCCAAGTTGCAAACTGGAGACATGCTCAG GTCCATTGGTAAGAGCTGA
- the LOC112785125 gene encoding UDP-glucose:glycoprotein glucosyltransferase gives MASRSIHRTWLLIVAACLPLLLIPQPALSQTPRPKNVQASLRAKWSGTPLLLEAGELLSKEDQRLFWDFIEVWLNADEDAGGSHSAKDCLKKILEHGRPLLREPLASLFEFSLMLRSASPRLVLYRQLAQESLSSFPLSDDDSFSENDKIGVNKFNPLHDGVDLRSPQGKCCWVDNGDQLFFDGSELRPWLQSLAEPVGDSFQRPEVFDFDHVHFDSGFGSPVAILYGALGTSCFKEFHGALVGAAKEGKVKYILRPVLPAGCEAGIGHCGSLGASESVNLGGYGVELALKNMEYKAMDDSTIKKGVTLEDPRTEDLSQEVRGFIFSKILERKPELTSEVMAFRDYLLSSTVSDTLDVWELKDLGHQTVQRIVRASDPLQSMQEINQNFPSIVSSLSRMKLDESVQDEIVANQRMVPPGKSLMALNGALVNIEDVDLYLLIDLVHQDLLLADQFSKLKIPHSTVRKLLSTSPPSESSTFRVDFRSTHVYYINNLEEDAMYKRWRSNLNEILMPVFPGQLRYIRKNLFHAVFVLDPATSCGLKSIDLIISFYENNVPMRFGIILYSSKYIMQLENHSTKDGDKFEEDISDMIIRLFSYIKENYGTPLAFQFLSNVNKLHTESDGHADDALELHHVEGAFVETILPKVKSPPQEMLLKLEKEQKLKELSHESSLHVFKLGLSKLECSLLMNGLVIDPTEEALFNALNEETQRIQEGVYFGQINSHTDVLDKFLSEAGIQRYNPQIISDNKPRLISLSTFIFGEGSILNDIDYLHSPGTMDDLKPITHLVAVDITSSSGIKLLRHALNYLIEGSKGARVGILFNANQSTTSLSLLFTKVFGITTSSYSHKKNVLDFLDQLCSIYQQKYFHTSAVEVDSTQAFIIKVSELAEANGLPSKVYESSLLEFSADEVRRHLSKVENFLYRALGSESGVNAVFTNGRVTYPIAEGTFLSADMHLLESIEFKQRTKHIVEIIEEVKWQDVDPDMLTSKFISDIVMGLSSSMATRERSSESARFEVLSDQHSAIILNNENSSIHIDAVLDPLSPTSQRLSGILRVLWKYIQPSMRIVLNPVSSLADLPLKNYYRYVVPTMDDFSNTDSSVNGPKAFFANMPLSKTLTMNLDVPEPWLVEPVIAVHDLDNILLENLGDTRTLQAVFELEALVLTGHCSEKDHDPPRGLQLILGTKSTPHLVDTLVMANLGYWQMKVSPGVWYLQLAPGRSSELYILKDGGDGNLDKQSSKLITINDLRGKVVHMEVVKRKGKESEKLLIPDEGEQDKNEGASWNSNFLKWASGFISSNELSKKAESSSSDKGSSGRHGKTINIFSIASGHLYERFTKIMILSVLKNTNRPVKFWFIKNYLSPPFKDLIPHMAKEYGFEYELITYKWPTWLHKQKEKQRIIWAYKILFLDVIFPLSLEKVIFVDADQVVRADMGELYDMNLKGKPLAYTPFCDNNKEMDGYRFWRQGFWRDHLRGKPYHISALYVVDLKKFRETAAGDHLRVFYETLSKDPNSLSNLDQDLPNYAQHNVPIFSLPQEWLWCESWCGNATKSKAKTIDLCNNPMTKEPKLQGARRIVSEWPDLDLEARKFTARILGDDQETVQSPNQSNDMSSDDSLQVDAESKAEL, from the exons ATGGCTTCTAGATCTATACATCGCACTTGGCTTCTAATTGTTGCGGCATGCTTGCCACTATTGCTGATTCCCCAACCAGCTCTTTCCCAAACTCCTCGCCCTAAGAACGTTCAAGCTTCCCTTCGCGCTAAGTGGTCCGGCACTCCTTTGCTGCTAGAAGCTGG TGAATTGTTATCGAAAGAAGACCAACGGCTTTTCTGGGACTTTATTGAGGTTTGGCTTAATGCTGATGAGGATGCAGGTGGTTCTCATTCGGCGAAAGATTGCCTTAAGAAGATTCTAGAACATGGGCGCCCTCTTTTGAGGGAACCTTTGGCCTCATTGTTTGAGTTCTCTCTTATGCTGAGATCAGCATCCCCTAGATTGGTCCTTTACCGCCAGTTAGCGCAGGAGTCCCTCTCTTCATTTCCTCTTAGTGATGATGATAGTTTCTCGGAAAATGACAAGATTGGAGTGAACAAGTTCAATCCCCTTCATGATGGTGTGGACCTCAGGAGCCCTCAAGGCAAATGCTGTTGGGTGGATAATGGTGACCAGTTGTTTTTCGATGGTTCGGAGCTGCGGCCTTGGCTTCAAAGCCTTGCTGAACC GGTGGGTGATTCGTTTCAGAGGCCTGAAGTCTTTGATTTTGATCATGTTCATTTTGATTCGGGCTTTGGAAGTCCGGTTGCTATCCTCTATGGTGCTCTTGGGACCAGTTGCTTTAAGGAATTTCATGGTGCTCTGGTGGGAGCTGCCAAAGAG GGAAAAGTTAAGTACATATTAAGACCTGTGTTGCCAGCTGGATGCGAAGCAGGTATCGGCCACTGTGGGTCTCTTGGTGCAAGCGAATCGGTGAACTTGGGTGGTTATGGTGTGGAGCTTGCTTTAAAGAATATGGAATATAAAGCAATGGATGACAGCACAATTAAAAAAG GTGTGACTTTGGAGGATCCCCGAACAGAAGATCTTAGCCAAGAAGTCAGAGGATTCATATTCTCAAAAATTCTG GAGCGTAAACCTGAGTTAACATCTGAGGTCATGGCTTTCAGGGATTATCTCTTGTCATCAACTGTATCAGATACACTTGATGTTTGGGAATTGAAGG ATCTGGGGCATCAGACTGTACAGAGAATAGTCCGTGCCTCTGATCCTCTGCAGTCAATGCAAGAAATCAATCAAAATTTTCCTAGCATAGTTTCTTCTTTATCTCGCATGAAG CTTGATGAATCCGTTCAAGATGAAATAGTAGCAAACCAGCGTATGGTTCCACCTGGCAAGTCTTTAATGGCCCTCAATGGTGCTTTGGTCAATATCGAAGATGTTGACCTTTATCT GTTGATTGACTTGGTTCATCAAGATTTGTTGTTAGCTGATCAGTTCTCAAAATTGAAG ATTCCTCATAGTACTGTACGGAAACTGCTGTCAACTTCACCTCCTTCGGAATCTAGTACATTTCGTGTTGATTTTCGTTCTACTCATGTTTATTATATTAACAACTTGGAAGAAGATGCTATGTACAAACGATGGAGGAGCAATCTAAATGAG ATCTTGATGCCAGTCTTCCCTGGGCAGCTACGTTACATCCGTAAAAATCTTTTCCATGCTGTTTTTGTTCTTGATCCAGCAACCAGTTGTGGTCTTAAG TCAATTGATCTGATAATTTCCTTTTATGAGaataatgttcctatgagatttGGGATCATCCTGTATTCTTCAAAGTACATCATGCAGTTAGAGAACCATTCTACCAAAGATGGTGATAAATTTGAGGAGGATATATCAGATATG ATCATACGTCTCTTCAGCTATATCAAGGAGAACTATGGAACTCCATTGGCTTTCCAGTTTTTGAGTAAT GTTAACAAATTACATACGGAATCAGATGGTCATGCAGATGATGCTCTTGAACTTCACCATGTTGAAGGGGCATTTGTGGAAACAATATT ACCCAAAGTAAAATCCCCACCTCAAGAGATGTTACTAAAGCTGGAGAAGGAGCAAAAGTTGAAGGAATTGTCACATGAAAGCTCCCTGCATGTATTTAAGCTTGGCTTGTCTAAGCTTGAATGTTCTTTGTTGATGAATGGGCTTGTTATTGATCCCACTGAG GAGGCTTTATTTAATGCCTTGAACGAAGAAACTCAGAGAATACAGGAAGGCGTGTATTTTGGGCAAATAAATTCTCACACTGATGTATTAGATAAGTTCCTATCAGAAGCTGGTATTCAACGATATAATCCTCAG ATTATTTCTGACAACAAACCAAGGCTCATATCTTTGTCTACGTTTATTTTTGGAGAGGGATCTATACTGAATGACATTGACTACTTGCATTCTCCTGGAA CAATGGATGATCTGAAACCCATAACACATCTTGTTGCTGTTGATATCACTTCAAGTAGTGGGATAAAATTACTTCGGCATGCCTTAAATTACCTG ATAGAAGGATCTAAAGGTGCTCGTGTAGGAATTCTGTTTAATGCCAATCAGAGCACAACTTCATTAAGCCTCCTGTTTACGAAGGTTTTTGGAATAACTACATCCTCATATAG CCATAAGAAGAATGTATTGGATTTCTTGGATCAGCTATGCTCAATCTATCAGCAGAAGTACTTCCATACATCAGCTGTTGAAGTTGATAGTACTCAAGCATTTATTATTAAGGTCTCTGAGCTTGCTGAAGCCAATGGGCTACCATCTAAGGTCTATGAATCATCCCTTTTAGAATTTTCTGCCGATGAAGTGAGAAGGCATTTGAGTAAG GTGGAAAATTTTTTGTACAGAGCTCTTGGGTCTGAATCTGGTGTCAATGCTGTCTTTACTAATGGAAGG GTGACTTATCCTATTGCCGAAGGAACATTTTTGAGTGCTGATATGCATCTTCTTGAATCGATTGAGTTTAAGCAAAGGACAAAGCATATTGTGGAAATTATTGAAGAAGTGAAATGGCAGGATGTTGACCCTGACATGCTGACAAG CAAATTCATCAGTGATATCGTCATGGGCCTATCCTCTTCAATGGCTACACGGGAAAGGAGTTCTGAAAGTGCGCGTTTTGAGGTTTTGAGTGATCAACATAG TGCGATTATTTTGAATAATGAAAATTCTAGCATTCATATTGATGCCGTTCTTGATCCTTTAAGTCCAACCAGCCAGAGATTATCTGGAATTCTTCGAGTACTATGGAAATATATTCAGCCAAGCATGAGGATTGTACTAAATCCAGTG AGTTCCCTTGCCGATCTTCCTCTGAAGAATTACTACAGATATGTAGTACCCACTATG GATGATTTTAGTAACACCGACTCTTCAGTAAATGGACCAAAAGCTTTTTTTGCCAACATGCCATTGTCTAAGACCCTGACCATGAATCTTGATGTTCCTGAACCCTGGCTTGTTGAACCTGTCATTGCAGT TCATGACTTGGATAACATTCTGCTTGAGAACCTTGGTGATACAAGAACATTGCAAGCAGTTTTTGAACTTGAAGCACTTGTCCTCACAG GTCATTGCTCTGAGAAAGATCATGATCCTCCTCGAGGTCTTCAGCTAATTCTTGGAACCAAAAGCACACCCCATTTAGTTGATACCCTTGTGATGGCCAATCTTGGCTATTGGCAAATGAAAGTCTCTCCTGGGGTTTGGTACTTGCAGCTTGCTCCTGGCAGAAGCTCTGAGCTTTATATTTTAAAGGATGGTGGTGATGGAAATCTGGACAAACAATCATCAAAACTCATTACTATTAATGATTTACGGGGTAAAGTTGTTCACATGGAAGTAGTTAAAAGAAAGGGCAAGGAGAGTGAAAAATTGCTGATACCTGATGAGGGTGAACAAGATAAGAACGAA GGAGCTAGCTGGAATTCCAACTTTCTAAAGTGGGCTTCTGGCTTCATTAGTAGCAATGAACTATCCAAAAAAGCTGAAAGCAGTTCATCA GATAAAGGAAGCAGTGGACGGCATGGAAaaactattaatatattttcaattGCATCTGGACACTT ATATGAACGCTTCACAAAGATTATGATTCTAAGTGTACTAAAGAATACCAATCGTCCAGTTAAATTCTGGTTCATAAAGAACTACCTCTCTCCTCCCTTTAAG GATCTGATTCCCCACATGGCCAAAGAGTATGGTTTTGAATATGAGCTAATCACGTACAAATGGCCTACATGGTTGCATAAGCAAAAGGAAAAGCAGCGAATAATTTGGGCATATAAAATCTTATTCCTTGATGTCATCTTTCCCCTTTCCTTGGAGAAG GTCATTTTTGTGGATGCTGATCAAGTTGTAAGGGCTGACATGGGAGAACTCTATGACATGAATTTAAAAGGAAAACCTCTGGCATATACTCCGTTTTGTGATAATAATAAGGAAATGGATGGATATCGATTTTGGAGACAA GGTTTCTGGAGGGATCATTTGCGGGGAAAACCATATCATATTAG